CAATCGCGCCACGTTGCGCAAGAAGCTCACCCAGTACGGGCTGATCTGAACCGGCCACCGCAAGCGCATGGGCGCGCCGGATGGCGCGCGTGCCGCAGGCGCCTTCCGTCCCCAGCAGCTTGGAGTGATACGGACGTCCAGACGTCTGGAAAAAATCGGTGCACCGGGCTGCCGCTATAATGCGAGGGATTCCATCCTTGCGAGCCCGCCTGTCATGTCCGACGTCGTTCCCGTCCGCCGCGCGCTGCTCAGCGTTTCCGACAAGCAGGGCCTGACCGGACTGGCGCGGCGCCTAGCCGCGTGTGGCGTCGAGCTTCTTTCCACCGGCGGCACCGCCCGCGCGTTGCGCGAGGCCGGCCTCGCGGTGACGGAGGTGGGCGAGGCGACCGGCTTTCCCGAGATCATGGGCGGGCGCGTCAAGACGCTGCATCCCAAGGTGCATGGCGGCCTGCTCGGCCGGCGCGGCGTCGACGAGGCGGTGATGGCCGAACACGGCATCGCCCCGATCGACCTGCTGGTGCTCAACCTCTATCCCTTCGAGGCCACCGTCGCCAGGCCCGACTGCACGCTGGCAGAGGCCATCGAGCACATCGACATCGGCGGTCCGGCGATGCTGCGCTCGGCGGCCAAGAACTGGGATCGTGTCGGCGTGCTCACCGCACCCGCGCAGTACGAGCACGCGCTCGACGAGATCGAGCGGCACGGCGGACTCACCCGCGCCACGCGCTTCAAGCTCGCCGTGGCCGCTTTCAACGGCGTCGCCAACTACGACGGCGCGATCAGCGATTACCTTTCCTCGCTCAAGCTCGATCCGGCGCACGAGACCATCCTCGAGCGCGCGCCGTTTCCCGGCCAGGCCAACGGCCGCTTCGTCAAGCTGATGGACCTGCGCTACGGCGAGAACCCGCACCAGCAGGCGGCGTTCTATCGCGACCTTTACCCGGCGCCGGGCACGCTGGCTTGTTTTCGTCAGCTGCAGGGCAAGGAGCTGTCGTTCAACAACATCGCCGACGCCGACGCGGCATGGGAATGCGTGCGCGGCTTCGCCGAGCCGGCCTGC
The DNA window shown above is from Aerosticca soli and carries:
- the purH gene encoding bifunctional phosphoribosylaminoimidazolecarboxamide formyltransferase/IMP cyclohydrolase is translated as MSDVVPVRRALLSVSDKQGLTGLARRLAACGVELLSTGGTARALREAGLAVTEVGEATGFPEIMGGRVKTLHPKVHGGLLGRRGVDEAVMAEHGIAPIDLLVLNLYPFEATVARPDCTLAEAIEHIDIGGPAMLRSAAKNWDRVGVLTAPAQYEHALDEIERHGGLTRATRFKLAVAAFNGVANYDGAISDYLSSLKLDPAHETILERAPFPGQANGRFVKLMDLRYGENPHQQAAFYRDLYPAPGTLACFRQLQGKELSFNNIADADAAWECVRGFAEPACVIVKHANPCGVATSVEGTAAAYDLAYATDPTSAFGGIIAFNRIVDAATVRAIVERQFVEVVLAPGYADDALKVFAKKGNVRVLEIPPPADGDLAGAKPGHDCRRVGSGLLIQTADTDLLGADGLKVVTRVAPTPAQIEDLLFAWRVAKYVKSNAIVYAKDRRTIGIGAGQMSRVVSAKIAGLKAAEAGLEVRGAVMASDAFFPFRDGIDAAAAVGIGAVIQPGGSMRDAEVIAAADEHGMAMVFTGMRHFRH